One region of Mobula birostris isolate sMobBir1 chromosome 24, sMobBir1.hap1, whole genome shotgun sequence genomic DNA includes:
- the mcrip1 gene encoding mapk-regulated corepressor-interacting protein 1 has protein sequence MDPRPGGSLSPRPRPQRNWGLFNIDCSSVQVPSASHLLDVWFLFAAWQCVERELRTQMSGSERGPVQYVEKNPNPNLNNFTPVDLSDLRKRSLSDAKKS, from the exons ATGGATCCGAGGCCTGGAGGAagtctctccccccgcccccgcccccagCGCAACTGGGGGCTGTTTAATATTGAT tgctcctctgtccaGGTCCCATCGGCTTCCCACCTGCTTGACGTGTGGTTCTTGTTTGCAGCTTGGCAGTGTGTGGAGCGAGAGCTGAGGACCCAAATGTCAGGGAGTGAACGCGGACCTGTCCAGTACGTCGAGAAGAATCCCAATCCAAATTTGAACA ATTTCACACCTGTCGATCTGAGTGACCTGCGGAAAAGGAGCTTGTCAGATGCTAAGAAATCTTAA